One Ranitomeya variabilis isolate aRanVar5 chromosome 5, aRanVar5.hap1, whole genome shotgun sequence DNA window includes the following coding sequences:
- the LOC143773583 gene encoding uncharacterized protein LOC143773583 produces MERRFGIRRSALQLRKKWADLRYKTPQLLAELRTETRRERHRRQQAPAPASTPPSATSGGPQSGTSQRRRRQQPPAPASMPSSATSGSPQPGTSHAVRTRSDSTPPQATTPPFRHSSSSPGSAAFSPEATIPAAAVARARGWEVSSSSTSSGDEQPASLLQSTTLRELLAKQKRLEGTAERLLKQVKQQGRTLRHLLAHRRGRI; encoded by the exons ATGGAGAGGAGGTTCGGCATCCGCCGCAGTGCGCTGCAGCTGCGCAAGAAGTGGGCTGACCTCCGCTACAAGACCCCACAGCTTCTGGCAGAGTTGCGGACGGAAACAAGGCGTG AGAGACATCGCAGGCAACAGGCACCAGCACCGGCCAGCACGCCTCCATCCGCCACCAGCGGCGGCCCACAGTCCGGGACATCAC AGAGACGGCGCCGGCAACAGCCACCAGCACCAGCCAGCATGCCTTcatccgccaccagcggcagcccacagcccgggacatcac acGCAGTAAGGACCAGGAGCGATAGCACCCCACCGCAGGCCACAACACCACCCTTCCGCCACTCATCAtcctcccccgggtcggcggcATTCTCCCCAGAGGCCACCattc ctgcggcaGCTGTGGCACGAGCGAggggatgggaggtgagcagcTCTTCCACCTCTTCCGGGGATGAACAGCCGGCGTCCCTTCtac aatcGACCACCTTGAGAGAGCTGCTGGCCAAGCAGAAGCGGCTGGAGGGGACAGCAGAGCGCCTGCTGAAGCAGGTGAAACAGCAGGGACGCACGCTGCGACACCTGTTAGCCCACCGCCGTGGGaggatttag
- the LOC143773415 gene encoding uncharacterized protein LOC143773415: MSTNDNEFVRALIDMYRSLPCLWKIKSADYSNRNLKRAAYEKLVALHKEHQPTESVDETIVRKKLQALRTVYKKELNKVEKSKKSGAGADDVYVPKLWYFDLLAFTRDQEIPRPAQTVTSLCAPSAEESPDEHVPPEQLDTLEGTDSDTPHFSASPCVEEQTGEKRPSRKRKATAGQPVDLLALANKIMIQHDTTRLSGFPTFVEERLNSLDQTQRRNAERLILEVLNAADAGKLSDTSMMTIGDRQPSGQLYWGPQQEPIHSTPVRRPAPPHLQFRTPPPHPSFGDYLQGPSTATQPYSEIDNYYQQL; the protein is encoded by the exons ATGTCTACCAATGACAATGAATTTGTGCGGGCACTCATTGATATGTACCGCTCCCTGCCCTGTCTGTGGAAAATAAAGTCTGCGGATTACAGCAACCGCAACTTGAAGAGAGCTGCATACGAGAAGCTGGTGGCCCTTCACAAAGAGCATCAGCCCACAGAATCTGTGGATGAAACGATTGTGCGTAAAAAGTTACAGGCTCTCCGCACAGTCTACAAAAAAGAGCTGAACAAGGTTGAAAAGTCCAAGAAGTCTGGGGCCGGAGCCGACGACGTGTATGTGCCAAAGTTGTGGTACTTTGACCTGCTGGCGTTCACacgggaccaggaaatccctcgcccgGCCCAGACTGTGACAAGTctttgtgcgccatcagctgaagagtctcctgacgagcat GTGCCTCCTGAACAGCTCGATACACTGGAAGGGACCGATAGCGATACCCCTCATTTCTCCGCAAGCCCGTGTGTTGAGGAGCAGACAGGTGAAAAGCGGCCATCTCGCAAAAGAAAGGCAACTGCAGGTCAACCGGTGGATCTCCTGGCACTGGCCAACAAGATAATGATCCAGCATGACACAACCCGGCTCTCCGGCTTTCCAACCTTCGTAGAGGAACGGTTAAACAGTCTGGACCAGACCCAGCGAAGAAACGCGGAGAGATTGATACTTGAGGTGTTGAACGCGGCAGACGCTGGCAAACTGAGTGACACTTCAATGATGACCATCGGCGACCGTCAGCCCAGTGGCCAGCTTTATTGGGGGCCTCAGCAGGAGCCCATTCACAGCACTCCTGTCCGCAGACCGGCCCCACCTCATTTGCAGTTCCGTACACCACCTCCACACCCTTCTTTTGGTGACTATTTGCAAGGACCTTCTACGGCCACACAGCCGTACAGCGAGATTGACAACTACTATCAGCAGCTGTAG